A single window of Candidatus Margulisiibacteriota bacterium DNA harbors:
- a CDS encoding YggS family pyridoxal phosphate-dependent enzyme codes for MNFSEKIKKTRQLIEETKTVDSVRLIGVTKYLDLQGTEDAILSGLTNIGENRLQVAEAKILDLKPKYPNVSWHFIGRLQSNKAKKIITLFDYIHSIDSSEKLQLIDNLCLQENKSIKILIQLDISGEKTKQGMDEKELFASLDQIKSLQKARFVGLMTMAPLTKDETILRNVFKKTKGIGEELRKKGIICQELSMGMSNDYIIALQEGATMLRLGTVLFLKEETNE; via the coding sequence ATGAACTTTTCAGAAAAAATTAAAAAAACTCGTCAACTTATTGAGGAGACGAAAACTGTTGACTCTGTTCGCCTAATTGGCGTTACTAAATACCTTGACCTACAAGGCACGGAAGATGCTATCCTTAGTGGGCTAACCAATATTGGCGAAAATCGACTACAAGTCGCAGAAGCCAAAATTCTGGACCTTAAACCAAAATATCCAAATGTATCTTGGCACTTTATTGGTAGACTGCAATCAAATAAAGCAAAAAAAATTATAACTTTATTCGACTATATCCATTCCATTGATTCCTCTGAGAAGCTACAACTAATCGACAATCTTTGCCTTCAAGAAAATAAAAGCATCAAAATATTAATTCAACTAGACATCTCTGGTGAAAAAACTAAACAAGGCATGGACGAAAAAGAATTGTTTGCCAGTCTTGATCAAATAAAAAGTTTACAAAAAGCACGATTTGTTGGACTAATGACAATGGCACCACTAACTAAAGATGAAACCATTCTACGAAATGTTTTCAAAAAAACAAAAGGAATTGGAGAGGAGCTGAGAAAAAAAGGAATCATTTGCCAAGAACTTTCTATGGGAATGAGCAACGATTACATAATAGCGCTTCAGGAAGGAGCGACTATGCTACGGCTAGGAACCGTACTATTTTTAAAGGAGGAAACAAATGAATAA